The following are encoded together in the Onychostoma macrolepis isolate SWU-2019 chromosome 03, ASM1243209v1, whole genome shotgun sequence genome:
- the LOC131536560 gene encoding uncharacterized protein LOC131536560 isoform X2, which yields MPSLYKRRGSGLSFTLGKKRTIMPLTPTSMMMTYLSPSITVLIYKEQEIDGETLLGLTERMVQKLFPTMKRQVIFLKELERLKGSSSMEYPSHKIYSDVLGRLITRFPFLKDTSPSGHDTLLHCLRNKFKKERIPLVHSSAVQETKKKCGVKRNALDLSVSEEEVHTSHFLSIH from the exons ATGCCTTCCTTGTACAAGAGGAGAGGAAGTGGGTTGTCATTCACCCTGGGGAAGAAAAGGACTATCATGCCCTTGACACCTACAAGCATGATGATGACGTATTTATCACCCTCCATCACAGTGTTAATTTATAAAG AGCAAGAGATTGATGGAGAAACCCTGCTGGGCTTAACAGAAAGGATGGTGCAGAAACTATTCCCCACAATGAAACGACAAGTGATCTTTTTAAAGGAACTTGAAAGACTGAAGGGATCGTCTTCAATGGA GTATCCAAGCCACAAGATATACTCGGATGTTCTTGGACGTCTGATCACAAGATTTCCTTTCCTGAAGGATACTAGCCCCTCTGGTCAT GATACCCTTCTGCATTGTTTGcgtaacaaatttaaaaaagagagaataCCTTTAGTGCATTCATCAGCAGTTCAAGAGACGAAGAAGAAATGTGGTGTTAAAAGGAATGCACTGGATCTCTCAGTCTCTGAAGAGGAGGTACACACCAGTCATTTCCTAAGCATACATTAA
- the LOC131536560 gene encoding uncharacterized protein LOC131536560 isoform X1, which yields MPSLYKRRGSGLSFTLGKKRTIMPLTPTSMMMTYLSPSITVLIYKEQEIDGETLLGLTERMVQKLFPTMKRQVIFLKELERLKGSSSMEQKPGVETSLEIQMHRAQQKCCEPWPAVFSLPDFPPELNESLQRKDPSFKKKEKSHLRSLLIQVLFDSVTMYTWYPSHKIYSDVLGRLITRFPFLKDTSPSGHDTLLHCLRNKFKKERIPLVHSSAVQETKKKCGVKRNALDLSVSEEEVHTSHFLSIH from the exons ATGCCTTCCTTGTACAAGAGGAGAGGAAGTGGGTTGTCATTCACCCTGGGGAAGAAAAGGACTATCATGCCCTTGACACCTACAAGCATGATGATGACGTATTTATCACCCTCCATCACAGTGTTAATTTATAAAG AGCAAGAGATTGATGGAGAAACCCTGCTGGGCTTAACAGAAAGGATGGTGCAGAAACTATTCCCCACAATGAAACGACAAGTGATCTTTTTAAAGGAACTTGAAAGACTGAAGGGATCGTCTTCAATGGA acAAAAACCTGGTGTGGAAACATCTTTGGAGATTCAAATGCATCGCGCTCA GCAAAAGTGCTGTGAGCCGTGGCCTGCAGTTTTTAGCCTCCCTGATTTTCCACCAGAACTTAATGAATCATTACAGAGGAAGGATCCATCTttcaaaaaaaaggaaaaatcacATCTGCGATCACTGCTAATTCAAGTGTTGTTTGATAGTGTCACAATGTACACATG GTATCCAAGCCACAAGATATACTCGGATGTTCTTGGACGTCTGATCACAAGATTTCCTTTCCTGAAGGATACTAGCCCCTCTGGTCAT GATACCCTTCTGCATTGTTTGcgtaacaaatttaaaaaagagagaataCCTTTAGTGCATTCATCAGCAGTTCAAGAGACGAAGAAGAAATGTGGTGTTAAAAGGAATGCACTGGATCTCTCAGTCTCTGAAGAGGAGGTACACACCAGTCATTTCCTAAGCATACATTAA